The proteins below are encoded in one region of Elusimicrobiota bacterium:
- a CDS encoding putative glycosyltransferase, with product MVVTVIIPALNEAGALPLVLAEIPRAHVDDIIVVDNGSTDPTALVAREGGARVFQVLKRGYGRAVQCGLKNLKPECDTVVILDADHSDFPEELPKLLDPIERGELDFVIGSRTEAALPGSLMPQQRFGNWLACFFIRLLYGQRFTDMGPFRALRRSTIEALKLKEPTFGWNVEMQLKALKMGFRVGEVPVRYRPRIGQSKISGTLRGSLQASVIILRSLWKYH from the coding sequence ATGGTTGTCACCGTCATCATCCCCGCGTTAAATGAAGCGGGGGCGCTTCCGTTGGTGTTGGCTGAAATTCCACGGGCCCACGTGGATGACATCATCGTGGTGGACAATGGTTCAACCGACCCTACGGCCCTGGTGGCGCGCGAAGGCGGCGCCCGCGTTTTTCAAGTTCTCAAACGGGGATATGGCCGCGCCGTTCAATGCGGGTTAAAAAATTTAAAGCCTGAATGCGACACGGTGGTCATTCTCGATGCCGATCATTCTGATTTCCCAGAAGAACTCCCCAAGTTGTTGGACCCCATCGAACGCGGAGAGTTGGATTTTGTGATTGGGAGCCGAACCGAAGCCGCTCTCCCGGGATCCCTCATGCCGCAACAGCGCTTTGGCAATTGGCTGGCCTGTTTTTTTATACGGTTATTGTATGGCCAACGTTTTACCGACATGGGGCCGTTTCGCGCTCTTCGGCGCTCCACCATTGAAGCTTTAAAGCTGAAGGAACCCACTTTCGGATGGAACGTCGAAATGCAGTTGAAGGCCCTTAAAATGGGGTTTCGCGTGGGAGAGGTGCCAGTCCGCTATCGACCTCGGATCGGCCAATCCAAAATTTCCGGTACCTTGCGCGGTTCCCTTCAAGCCAGCGTGATTATTCTCCGGTCTCTCTGGAAATACCACTAA